The following are encoded together in the bacterium genome:
- a CDS encoding sulfite exporter TauE/SafE family protein: protein MNSLHITGIIAFFTFGFLGSLHCLGMCAPLSIILGIKPNAAPVIRLALYHLGRMISYGFLGFIFSYAGYSLQHFTKIPFLPVLVALPLILYAIRIPLPSLPFLPRLSAALLSSIKSIPLFLRSLSLGLLTPLLPCGFLYSAVLASLQAPTPYKAGLWMASFALGTMPALLLGQSGTVFLSQKIGEKKTQLFFRLLALIGAVFILWMAYFSQHCTTCH from the coding sequence GTGAATTCGTTGCACATTACAGGTATTATTGCTTTTTTCACCTTCGGCTTTTTAGGTAGCCTTCATTGTTTGGGCATGTGCGCCCCGTTGTCGATTATTTTAGGCATCAAACCCAACGCAGCACCTGTTATACGATTAGCGCTGTATCACCTTGGAAGAATGATTAGTTACGGATTCTTGGGCTTTATCTTTTCCTATGCGGGTTATTCGCTGCAACATTTTACAAAAATTCCGTTTTTACCTGTTTTGGTAGCCCTGCCTCTTATTTTGTATGCCATTCGTATTCCCTTACCCTCGCTACCTTTTTTACCCAGATTATCGGCCGCCTTGCTTTCATCTATAAAAAGCATTCCTCTTTTTTTGCGGAGTTTGTCTCTAGGTTTACTCACACCTCTATTGCCGTGCGGATTTTTATACAGTGCTGTTTTGGCGTCTCTTCAGGCACCCACGCCCTACAAAGCAGGATTGTGGATGGCTTCTTTTGCGTTGGGAACGATGCCGGCATTGCTACTAGGGCAATCGGGCACCGTATTTTTGTCGCAGAAAATCGGCGAAAAGAAAACACAACTTTTTTTTAGATTATTAGCTCTTATAGGCGCCGTATTTATTCTTTGGATGGCGTACTTTTCGCAACATTGTACAACTTGCCACTAA
- a CDS encoding PhoH family protein: MTKKNKTKKIYVLDTSVILHDHNAIKSFKDNDTAIPITVLEELDNFKRGSDIKNYEAREFIRFIDKFSSRETLTDWVPIGGKKLGQFKIIMHDDHNHVDAEMVFNDKKNDHKILNAALCLQKMEKNKKVVLVSKDINLRLKARSLNLPAEDFEAGKVQDIKNLYTGHKTLEHIPHDKIQQIFDEGHVADVKFLNGSKMNNHYYILKNGKSSGLAYFNPFQDTLDRVEKLSTYGIKPRNAEQTFAMHAILNPDIRVVTIQGVAGTGKTLLALAGSLEQRKNYRQIILARPIVPLSNKDIGYLPGDVNDKIGPYMEPLWDNLKFIKSQFSENDKNYKLLDEMVKSEKITIIPLAYIRGRSFANVMMIVDEAQNLTPHEVKTIITRAGENTKFIFTGDINQIDTPYLDEQSNGLSYLIERLKGNKLFAHITLEKGERSELANVANELL, encoded by the coding sequence TCTCCATGACCATAACGCAATAAAAAGCTTTAAAGACAACGACACCGCAATCCCCATCACGGTGTTAGAAGAGCTGGACAACTTTAAGAGGGGTAGTGATATAAAAAATTACGAAGCCCGCGAATTTATCCGTTTTATCGACAAATTTTCCTCCCGCGAAACACTTACCGACTGGGTGCCTATTGGTGGCAAAAAATTGGGACAATTTAAAATCATCATGCACGATGACCATAATCACGTGGATGCTGAAATGGTGTTTAACGATAAAAAGAATGATCATAAAATATTGAATGCCGCCCTGTGCTTGCAGAAAATGGAAAAAAATAAAAAAGTGGTGCTTGTTTCTAAGGATATCAACCTGCGCTTAAAAGCGCGTTCGCTCAATTTGCCGGCGGAAGATTTTGAAGCCGGTAAAGTACAGGATATTAAAAACCTGTATACCGGGCATAAAACGCTGGAGCACATCCCGCACGATAAAATCCAACAGATTTTTGATGAGGGGCATGTGGCCGATGTGAAATTTTTAAACGGTTCCAAGATGAATAATCATTATTATATCTTGAAGAACGGAAAATCGTCGGGGCTTGCTTATTTTAATCCTTTTCAAGACACGCTGGATAGGGTGGAAAAGCTTTCTACCTATGGCATTAAGCCGCGTAATGCCGAGCAGACTTTTGCGATGCACGCCATTTTAAATCCCGACATCCGTGTGGTGACTATCCAGGGTGTAGCCGGAACCGGGAAAACGCTTTTAGCGTTGGCGGGTTCTCTTGAGCAACGTAAGAACTATCGCCAAATTATTCTGGCGCGTCCCATTGTGCCTCTTAGTAATAAAGACATCGGTTATTTGCCGGGTGATGTGAATGATAAGATTGGGCCCTATATGGAACCACTGTGGGATAATCTTAAATTCATCAAAAGCCAGTTTTCTGAAAACGATAAAAACTACAAACTGTTGGATGAAATGGTGAAGAGTGAAAAAATCACCATTATCCCTCTGGCCTATATTCGCGGCCGCAGCTTTGCCAATGTGATGATGATTGTGGATGAGGCGCAAAATTTAACGCCGCATGAAGTAAAAACCATCATCACGCGTGCGGGTGAAAATACCAAGTTTATCTTTACGGGTGATATTAATCAGATTGATACGCCGTATTTGGATGAGCAAAGTAATGGTCTTTCGTATTTGATTGAGCGTTTAAAGGGCAACAAACTTTTTGCCCATATCACGCTTGAAAAAGGTGAACGTTCGGAGCTGGCTAATGTGGCCAACGAGTTACTTTAG